The Pan paniscus chromosome 3, NHGRI_mPanPan1-v2.0_pri, whole genome shotgun sequence genome includes a window with the following:
- the LOC117979990 gene encoding small ribosomal subunit protein eS12-like: MAEEGIAAGSVMDVNTALQEVLKTALIHDCLARGIHEATKGLDKHQAHLCVLASNCDEPVMYVKLVEALCAEHQINLIKVDDNKKLGERVGLCKTDREGKPHKVVGCSCAVVKDYGKESQAKDVIEEYFKCKK, translated from the coding sequence ATGGCCGAGGAAGGTATTGCTGCTGGAAGCGTAATGGACGTTAATACTGCTTTACAGGAGGTGCTGAAGACTGCCCTCATCCACGATTGCCTAGCACGTGGAATTCATGAAGCTACCAAAGGCTTAGACAAGCACCAAGCCCACCTTTGTGTGCTTGCATCCAACTGTGATGAGCCTGTGATGTATGTCAAGTTGGTGGAGGCCCTTTGTGCTGAACACCAAATCAACCTAATTAAGGTTGATGACAACAAGAAACTAGGGGAAAGGGTAGGCCTCTGTAAAACTGACAGAGAGGGGAAGCCTCATAAAGTGGTTGGTTGCAGTTGTGCAGTAGTTAAGGACTATGGCAAGGAGTCTCAGGCCAAGGATGTCATCGAAGAGTACTTCAAATGCAAGAAATGA